One Algibacter sp. L3A6 genomic region harbors:
- a CDS encoding DUF3078 domain-containing protein: MKNSFLIIACLLFQCIHAQPDSLFLKVAKPKYDGPQWQQKNKATFDLSEVAFVNWNSGGSNSISGLVGFETSANYSDKYFSWRNDARMRYGINKQQSRELRKTDDLIEINSSMGFKPDLKSNWFYSAQLNFRTQLTNGYSYPNTDNPISRLMAPGYLFLGGGMEYGKNIEKMSFYFSPLTLKATFVLDEDLANAGAFGVTPAVYDSEGLLIREGEQTRREVGVLITNSYEMELVENITVKNQLSMYSDYVNNFGNVDVDWSVDFDFKVNSFIRATLGSHLRYDDDVKTSIETDVEGETEEAGAKVQWKQFLGVGFAVDF; the protein is encoded by the coding sequence ATGAAAAATTCTTTCTTAATTATTGCCTGTCTCCTTTTTCAATGTATTCATGCTCAGCCCGATTCTTTATTCTTAAAGGTAGCTAAGCCAAAATATGATGGTCCGCAATGGCAGCAAAAAAATAAAGCAACTTTCGATTTAAGTGAAGTCGCTTTTGTTAATTGGAATTCAGGTGGTAGTAATTCAATCTCTGGTTTAGTAGGTTTTGAGACTAGTGCTAATTATAGCGATAAGTATTTTTCATGGAGAAACGATGCGCGTATGCGTTACGGTATAAATAAGCAACAATCTAGAGAGCTTAGAAAAACCGACGATTTAATCGAAATCAATTCTAGCATGGGATTTAAACCAGATTTAAAATCTAACTGGTTTTATTCAGCTCAATTAAATTTTAGAACACAGTTAACCAATGGATATAGTTACCCAAATACAGACAATCCTATATCTCGACTAATGGCGCCAGGTTATTTGTTTTTGGGTGGTGGTATGGAGTACGGTAAAAATATTGAGAAAATGTCATTTTATTTTTCACCACTTACCTTAAAAGCTACCTTTGTTTTAGATGAAGATTTAGCAAACGCAGGAGCTTTTGGTGTTACTCCGGCTGTTTACGATTCTGAAGGTTTATTAATTCGCGAAGGCGAACAAACCCGTAGAGAGGTTGGTGTTTTAATAACTAACAGTTACGAAATGGAGCTAGTCGAAAACATAACCGTTAAAAACCAATTGAGCATGTATTCTGATTATGTTAATAACTTTGGAAATGTAGACGTAGATTGGAGTGTAGATTTTGATTTTAAGGTTAATAGTTTTATTAGAGCAACTTTAGGCTCACATTTAAGGTATGATGATGATGTTAAAACATCTATTGAAACAGATGTTGAAGGTGAAACTGAAGAAGCTGGAGCAAAAGTGCAGTGGAAACAGTTTTTAGGTGTTGGTTTTGCTGTAGATTTTTAA
- a CDS encoding glutamine synthetase beta-grasp domain-containing protein, with the protein MAKIKLEYLWLDGYHPTQNLRSKTKVEEHEDFKGTLEEIGNWSFDGSSTRQAEGGSSDCLLVPVAIYPDPDRINGYLVMTEVMNADGTPHVSNGRATIDDDDNDFWFGFEQEYFIMDNKTQLPLGFPVGGYPAPQGMYYCSVGGKNTHGRDFVEEHADLCIAAGLNFEGINQEVASGQWEYQLFAKGAKLAGDELWISRYLLDRLTEKYGYYIEYHPKPLGKDMDWNGSGMHANFSNNVLRTCGDKEVYAAICEAFRPVVKEHIAVYGEFNDQRLTGLHETAAITDFSWGISDRGASIRIPLIAVEKGWKGWLEDRRPASNADPYKIAARIVKTVKSAKV; encoded by the coding sequence ATGGCAAAAATTAAATTAGAATACCTTTGGTTAGATGGTTACCACCCTACTCAAAACTTAAGAAGTAAAACTAAAGTTGAAGAGCATGAAGACTTCAAAGGTACATTAGAAGAAATAGGAAATTGGTCTTTTGATGGATCGTCTACTAGACAAGCAGAAGGCGGATCGTCAGACTGTTTATTAGTTCCTGTTGCAATCTACCCAGATCCAGATCGTATCAACGGTTATTTAGTTATGACTGAAGTTATGAATGCTGATGGAACGCCACACGTATCTAATGGTAGAGCTACTATTGATGATGATGATAATGATTTCTGGTTCGGTTTCGAGCAAGAGTATTTCATTATGGATAATAAAACACAATTACCTTTAGGTTTCCCTGTAGGTGGTTATCCTGCTCCACAAGGTATGTATTACTGCTCTGTTGGTGGTAAAAACACACACGGTAGAGATTTCGTTGAAGAGCATGCAGATTTATGTATCGCAGCAGGTTTAAACTTCGAAGGTATTAACCAAGAGGTTGCTTCAGGACAATGGGAGTACCAATTATTCGCAAAAGGCGCTAAATTAGCTGGTGACGAACTTTGGATTTCAAGATATTTATTAGATCGTTTAACAGAAAAATATGGTTACTACATCGAGTACCACCCAAAACCATTAGGTAAAGATATGGATTGGAATGGTTCTGGTATGCACGCAAACTTCTCAAACAATGTTTTAAGAACATGTGGAGACAAAGAAGTTTACGCAGCAATTTGCGAGGCTTTCCGCCCAGTAGTAAAAGAACACATTGCTGTTTACGGTGAGTTTAACGACCAACGTTTAACAGGTTTACACGAAACTGCAGCTATTACAGATTTCTCTTGGGGAATTTCAGATAGAGGTGCGTCAATCCGTATTCCTTTAATCGCAGTAGAAAAAGGTTGGAAAGGCTGGTTAGAAGACAGACGTCCTGCTTCAAACGCTGATCCATACAAAATTGCAGCAAGAATTGTGAAAACAGTTAAATCTGCAAAAGTATAA
- a CDS encoding ATP-binding cassette domain-containing protein: MIFEIDNIELSFKEKRILNGIYLKAETNNITGLLGSNGCGKTCLLNILFGNLEPKYKLIRVDNKPILKPLYQTKLVGYLPQHHFIPSHLKVKTIFKLLKISWKTFTHHFEVFGHYKKIKIGKLSGGERRLIETYIVLKSNTKLVLLDEPFPHLSPLNIEIIKNVITAEKEHKAIIITDHLYEEIIDIADNLYFIKNGNSRRIENIKELEDLKYLNASNLN; encoded by the coding sequence ATGATTTTTGAAATCGATAACATTGAATTATCCTTTAAAGAAAAACGTATTTTAAACGGTATTTACCTTAAAGCTGAAACAAATAATATTACAGGGTTATTAGGAAGCAATGGTTGTGGAAAAACGTGTTTATTAAACATACTATTTGGGAATTTAGAACCTAAATACAAACTAATTCGTGTAGATAATAAGCCCATTTTAAAACCACTCTACCAAACAAAATTAGTTGGCTATTTACCTCAACATCATTTTATTCCTAGCCATTTAAAAGTAAAAACTATTTTTAAACTTTTAAAAATCTCTTGGAAGACATTTACACATCATTTTGAAGTTTTCGGACATTATAAGAAAATTAAAATTGGAAAATTATCGGGAGGAGAACGCCGCTTAATTGAAACATACATCGTTTTAAAAAGCAACACTAAATTGGTTTTATTAGACGAACCCTTTCCTCATCTATCTCCCTTGAATATTGAAATTATAAAAAATGTGATTACAGCTGAAAAAGAGCATAAAGCCATTATAATTACCGATCATTTATATGAAGAGATTATTGATATTGCTGATAATCTTTACTTTATAAAAAATGGTAATTCAAGACGCATTGAAAATATAAAAGAATTAGAGGATTTGAAGTACTTAAACGCTTCTAACCTTAACTAA
- a CDS encoding AIR synthase related protein, with translation MSQEVSKRYAQRGVSASKEDVHNAIKNIDKGLFPQAFCKIVPDYLTNDEDYCLVMHADGAGTKSSLAYMYWKETGDVSVWKGIAQDALIMNIDDLLCIGATDNIMLSSTIGRNKSLIPGEVLSAIINGTEELLEDLKSFGVTIHSTGGETADVGDLVRTIIVDSTVTARMKRSDVIDNANIKAGDVIVGLESFGQATYEKSYNGGMGSNGLTSARHDVFSKYLAEKYPESFDAAVPEDLVYSGGVKLTDAVENSPIDAGKLVLSPTRTYAPIIKKILSTFKSDKVHGMVHCSGGAQTKILHFVNQFHIVKDNLFPIPPLFKLIQEQSKTDWKEMYQVFNCGHRMELYVTPEIAEDIIAISKSFNVDAKIIGRVEASETKKLTINSEFGEFVY, from the coding sequence ATGAGTCAAGAAGTTTCAAAACGATACGCACAACGAGGAGTTTCAGCATCAAAAGAAGATGTTCACAACGCTATTAAAAATATAGACAAAGGTTTGTTTCCGCAGGCCTTCTGTAAAATAGTTCCTGATTATTTAACTAATGATGAAGATTATTGCTTAGTGATGCATGCAGATGGCGCAGGTACAAAATCGTCGTTAGCTTATATGTATTGGAAAGAAACCGGAGATGTTTCCGTTTGGAAAGGTATTGCTCAAGATGCGTTAATAATGAATATTGACGATTTATTGTGTATTGGTGCGACAGATAATATTATGCTATCGTCTACTATTGGTAGAAACAAAAGCTTAATTCCAGGTGAAGTGCTTTCGGCTATTATAAATGGTACCGAAGAACTTTTGGAAGATTTAAAATCTTTTGGAGTTACTATACATTCTACAGGTGGTGAAACTGCCGATGTTGGAGATTTAGTGAGAACCATAATTGTAGATTCTACCGTAACAGCACGTATGAAACGTAGTGATGTTATAGATAATGCCAACATAAAAGCTGGAGATGTAATTGTAGGTTTAGAAAGTTTTGGACAAGCCACTTACGAGAAAAGCTATAATGGCGGTATGGGAAGTAATGGTTTAACTTCTGCAAGACACGATGTGTTTAGTAAGTATTTAGCCGAAAAATATCCTGAAAGTTTTGATGCGGCAGTACCCGAAGATCTTGTGTATTCTGGTGGTGTAAAATTAACAGATGCTGTAGAGAATTCTCCAATAGATGCTGGTAAACTTGTATTATCACCAACAAGAACTTATGCTCCAATTATAAAGAAAATTTTATCAACGTTTAAAAGTGATAAAGTACATGGTATGGTACATTGTTCTGGTGGAGCACAAACTAAAATTCTTCATTTTGTAAATCAATTTCATATTGTAAAAGATAATTTATTCCCAATTCCACCGCTTTTCAAATTGATACAAGAGCAATCTAAAACAGATTGGAAAGAAATGTACCAAGTATTTAACTGTGGTCATAGAATGGAATTGTACGTAACACCAGAAATAGCAGAAGATATTATTGCTATATCTAAATCGTTTAACGTCGATGCTAAAATTATTGGTAGAGTAGAGGCTTCTGAAACTAAAAAATTAACAATAAATAGTGAGTTTGGAGAGTTTGTATATTAA
- a CDS encoding fasciclin domain-containing protein — MKKNKFIALLGGVFLILIAIVGCNDELDNTTYFTSDKMNIVQTLESNPETFSSYVEILKKTEFYNSLSSYGNYTCFVPTNAAVETYLMEKFNVKSLSELNSTEDIAFLKILVKFHTIPTTRRSSSFEEGRILDTTYTGDFLTTSFLNGGGIANVEINRTAGLGEFDIDAVNGVIHSIKSVLDPYVDPIPVVMEKAGKHSIFVEALKKTGYNEMFLPFFNEFGSKNNFTILAESDAVYAQEGINSFQDLVNRISPNDSDFTNTNNELNRFIAYHATFNFMYSRNFPDDAFVSTVLSRNTWKSFKTDKELKINETETGINDTWTSLIMDESNFPAKNGVYHTVNKMLTIFNPKPKYIIFDPIVNSPEYQSGLVQSGKYYPSTAYTGIRWYPEANLRFLRSSNNPSYNWVTFSMSKRQWAEFDTPVLPRGKYEVTVCGNGGNKARGLYQTYWDGVPLGSAWDPRNKTTDVGFPDEAAMEANGWRPGLKELVDKNGNSAFNSTSFGRYVITKELLCSETKSHTIRFESIESGAIGLDYIEFIPIE; from the coding sequence ATGAAAAAAAACAAATTTATTGCTTTACTAGGTGGTGTTTTTCTAATATTAATCGCCATTGTAGGATGTAATGACGAGTTAGATAATACCACCTATTTTACATCTGATAAGATGAATATAGTGCAGACATTAGAGTCCAATCCAGAGACTTTTTCGTCCTATGTAGAAATTCTCAAAAAAACAGAATTTTATAATTCTTTAAGTTCTTATGGTAATTATACTTGTTTTGTTCCAACCAATGCGGCTGTTGAAACTTATTTGATGGAAAAATTTAATGTGAAATCTCTAAGTGAACTAAATAGTACTGAAGATATAGCCTTTTTAAAAATATTAGTGAAATTCCACACCATACCAACAACTAGGAGGTCTAGTAGTTTTGAAGAAGGAAGGATCTTAGATACAACTTATACAGGCGATTTTCTTACTACATCCTTTTTAAATGGAGGCGGTATAGCTAATGTCGAAATTAATAGAACAGCAGGTCTAGGGGAATTTGATATAGATGCTGTTAATGGTGTTATTCATAGCATAAAGAGTGTATTAGATCCTTATGTAGATCCAATACCTGTAGTTATGGAAAAGGCAGGTAAACATTCCATTTTTGTAGAGGCCTTAAAGAAAACAGGTTATAATGAAATGTTTTTGCCTTTTTTTAATGAGTTTGGTTCAAAAAACAATTTTACCATTTTAGCAGAATCAGATGCCGTTTATGCTCAAGAAGGGATTAATTCCTTTCAAGATTTGGTAAACCGAATTTCTCCAAACGATAGCGATTTTACAAATACGAATAATGAATTAAATAGATTTATAGCCTATCACGCTACATTTAACTTTATGTATTCTAGAAACTTTCCAGATGATGCTTTTGTAAGCACTGTACTATCACGAAATACTTGGAAATCGTTTAAAACAGATAAAGAACTTAAAATAAACGAAACAGAAACAGGAATAAACGATACTTGGACTTCATTAATTATGGATGAAAGTAACTTTCCTGCTAAAAATGGTGTTTATCATACCGTAAATAAAATGCTTACTATATTTAACCCAAAACCAAAATATATAATCTTTGATCCAATTGTAAATTCACCAGAATATCAATCAGGATTGGTACAAAGTGGTAAGTATTATCCAAGCACGGCTTACACGGGAATAAGATGGTACCCTGAAGCTAATTTAAGGTTTTTACGAAGTTCTAACAACCCTTCATATAATTGGGTAACGTTTAGTATGTCAAAACGACAATGGGCTGAGTTTGATACTCCGGTATTGCCGAGAGGTAAATATGAAGTAACGGTATGTGGTAACGGAGGTAATAAAGCTAGAGGGCTTTATCAAACGTATTGGGATGGCGTTCCTTTAGGCTCGGCTTGGGATCCGAGAAACAAAACGACGGATGTTGGGTTTCCAGATGAAGCAGCCATGGAAGCAAACGGATGGAGACCTGGTTTGAAAGAACTAGTAGATAAAAATGGTAATTCTGCATTTAATAGTACAAGTTTTGGTCGATATGTTATAACCAAAGAATTGCTTTGCTCTGAAACAAAAAGTCATACTATAAGATTTGAGTCAATTGAAAGTGGAGCAATTGGTTTAGATTATATTGAATTTATACCTATTGAATAA
- a CDS encoding glutamine synthetase III produces the protein MSTLRFHAVKESLAYKPVHIEEKERRSDLFGKNVFNENTMRQYLTKDAFNGVMNAISHGKKIDRSIADQVSSSMKDWALSKGVTHYTHWFQPLTGATAEKHDAFFETIGGGMAIEKFGGDQLVQQEPDASSFPNGGIRNTFEARGYTAWDPTSPAFIYQTTLCIPTIFVAYTGEALDFKTPLLRALNAVDTAATAVCRYFDKNVKKVTSSLGWEQEYFLIDKMLAASRPDITLTGRTMLGHSAAKGQQLDDHYFGSIPNRALNFMRELETECMLLGIPVKTRHNEVAPNQFELAPIYEEANLAVDHNSLLMDLMGRVASRHNFKVLFHEKPFAGMNGSGKHNNWSLSTDTGVNLLGPGKTPMSNLQFLTFFINTIKAVYKHEALLRASVASASNDHRLGASEAPPAIMSVFIGEQLTKVLDELEGVTKGKLSPQEKTELKLNVIGKIPDVLLDNTDRNRTSSFAFTGNKFEFRAVGSTANCGNPMTVLNTIVAKQLKDFKIEVDALINKKDLKKDEAVFNVLREYIKDTKAILFEGNGYGKPWEIEAKKRGLSHNKTTPEALTAKISQQTIDLFEEMNVMSKVETQARYEIEMEAYSKHIQIEGRVLGDIARNHIVPTAIKYQNILIRNVRGLKEIFEEKYHDVSKEQVLLIEEISNHIEGINSNVTKMVDQRRKANAIEDIEKRALAYAKKVKPLFDDIRYHCDKLEMLVDDEIWPLTKYRELLFTR, from the coding sequence ATGTCTACACTTAGATTTCATGCTGTAAAAGAATCGTTGGCCTATAAACCTGTGCATATTGAGGAAAAGGAAAGACGATCGGATTTATTTGGTAAAAACGTGTTTAACGAAAACACCATGCGCCAATATTTAACCAAAGATGCTTTTAATGGCGTTATGAATGCTATAAGTCATGGTAAAAAAATAGACAGGAGTATTGCCGACCAAGTATCGTCTTCTATGAAAGATTGGGCTTTATCTAAAGGAGTTACACATTACACGCATTGGTTTCAGCCTTTAACAGGAGCGACTGCCGAAAAACACGATGCTTTTTTTGAAACTATTGGTGGTGGTATGGCTATTGAAAAATTTGGTGGGGACCAATTGGTACAGCAAGAACCAGATGCTTCTAGTTTCCCGAATGGAGGCATTAGAAACACTTTTGAAGCTCGTGGTTATACAGCTTGGGATCCTACATCGCCAGCTTTTATTTACCAAACTACACTTTGTATACCAACTATTTTTGTGGCTTATACAGGTGAAGCGTTAGATTTTAAAACACCTCTTTTACGCGCACTAAATGCAGTAGATACTGCGGCTACGGCTGTATGTCGCTATTTTGATAAAAATGTAAAAAAAGTAACCAGTTCTCTCGGTTGGGAACAGGAGTATTTTTTAATAGATAAGATGTTGGCTGCTAGTCGTCCAGATATTACACTTACTGGGCGTACTATGCTTGGGCATTCGGCTGCAAAAGGGCAACAGTTAGACGACCACTATTTTGGATCGATACCTAACAGAGCCTTAAATTTTATGCGCGAACTAGAAACGGAGTGTATGCTTTTGGGAATTCCTGTGAAAACAAGGCATAACGAAGTAGCTCCCAATCAATTTGAATTAGCTCCTATTTATGAAGAAGCGAATTTAGCAGTAGATCACAATTCACTTTTAATGGATTTAATGGGGCGTGTAGCGTCTCGACATAATTTTAAAGTGCTCTTTCACGAAAAACCATTTGCGGGAATGAATGGTTCTGGAAAGCATAATAACTGGTCACTTTCTACAGATACTGGAGTAAATTTATTGGGGCCAGGAAAAACACCAATGAGTAATTTACAGTTTCTTACCTTTTTTATAAATACTATTAAAGCGGTTTATAAACATGAAGCACTTTTGCGTGCCTCTGTGGCGTCGGCAAGTAATGACCATCGTTTGGGAGCTAGTGAGGCGCCACCAGCTATTATGTCGGTGTTTATTGGCGAGCAACTTACTAAGGTTTTAGATGAGCTTGAGGGGGTTACAAAAGGAAAATTATCGCCGCAAGAAAAAACAGAACTTAAGCTTAATGTTATAGGTAAAATTCCTGATGTTTTACTTGATAATACGGATAGAAACAGAACATCGTCTTTTGCTTTTACAGGAAATAAATTTGAGTTTAGAGCTGTGGGGTCTACTGCAAACTGTGGTAACCCAATGACGGTTTTAAATACTATTGTAGCAAAACAATTAAAAGATTTTAAAATTGAAGTTGATGCTTTAATCAATAAAAAAGATTTAAAAAAGGACGAAGCCGTTTTTAATGTTTTACGAGAATATATAAAGGATACTAAAGCAATTTTATTTGAAGGGAATGGATATGGTAAACCTTGGGAAATAGAAGCGAAAAAACGTGGGTTGAGCCACAACAAGACCACTCCGGAAGCGTTAACTGCTAAAATATCTCAACAAACTATCGATTTGTTTGAAGAAATGAATGTTATGAGTAAGGTAGAAACCCAAGCGCGTTACGAAATTGAGATGGAAGCTTACAGCAAGCACATACAAATAGAAGGTCGCGTTTTGGGCGATATTGCTCGAAACCATATTGTGCCAACAGCAATTAAATATCAAAATATTTTAATTAGAAATGTTCGCGGATTAAAAGAGATTTTTGAAGAGAAATATCACGATGTTTCTAAAGAACAAGTGCTTTTAATTGAAGAAATTTCGAATCATATAGAAGGTATTAATTCAAATGTCACCAAAATGGTGGATCAACGTCGAAAAGCAAATGCTATTGAAGATATTGAAAAACGAGCTTTAGCTTATGCGAAAAAAGTAAAACCGCTGTTTGATGATATTAGGTATCACTGTGATAAATTAGAAATGTTGGTTGATGATGAAATTTGGCCATTAACGAAATATCGCGAATTATTATTTACACGATAA